GCATGCTATTTGCCATGCTCCTGCTGCTGATCGTTCTTGTCGTCGCGCTCCTCGCTGCCGTCCTAATCATCATAAAGCGCGCTCCAGCCCAGAACGGTCAGGTTCAAGCTCACAACGATCAAGGCGCTGCCCCGGGAGGCCGTTCCACTTCGGCGGTCCCCGACCACCTGGACGTGGTCGTCAAAGGTTTCTTCTTCAGTCGCAGCGAAGGCCACTTCTTCCACATGCTGGAGCAGGCCCTCCCGCCCGGCTACCGCGTGTTCCCGAATGTGCGGCTGAACGACCTGTTCCTGATCACCGCCCCGCCTCAGCAACGACAGGCAACGTATGCCCGGCTGCGCGACAAGCACGTTGATTTCCTGATTGTTTCCCTGCCAGATCACCGCCCCGTGGCCGCGATTGAACTGGACGGCAAGAGCCATGACAACAGCAAGCAGCAGTACCGCGATGCGGTTAAGGACACCGCGTTCAGAAGCGCTGGGCTGCCGTTGCTACGCCTGCGGACTGAGGAGACGCACACGCCGGGCTCCCTGACAGCGCTCTTGAGGCAACACCTGCAGCCCGCGGAACGGCGGACGGTGGCTTAAGCGGGCCGCATCTCTGGGCAGGGCTCAATGCGCTCCACGTCGAGCCAATGAGAGCCAGGAGGGATGCCCAGATGAACCCATTCCTCTGTTGTGCCCATACCCGATAGGACACTGTTTTTGCTGCACCTGATGCTCCGGGCGGGTGTAGCGCCGAGGAGACATCCTCCGAAATAGCTCTGTCAGAGGTGTTCTGAAATGCTTCCTGTCATGATCATGCTGCTGGTGATGACTGTGTTTCTGGTTGTTTGCATTGCCCTTCTCAGCCTGGCGA
Above is a genomic segment from Deinococcus humi containing:
- a CDS encoding DUF2726 domain-containing protein yields the protein MLLLLIVLVVALLAAVLIIIKRAPAQNGQVQAHNDQGAAPGGRSTSAVPDHLDVVVKGFFFSRSEGHFFHMLEQALPPGYRVFPNVRLNDLFLITAPPQQRQATYARLRDKHVDFLIVSLPDHRPVAAIELDGKSHDNSKQQYRDAVKDTAFRSAGLPLLRLRTEETHTPGSLTALLRQHLQPAERRTVA